From Columba livia isolate bColLiv1 breed racing homer chromosome 5, bColLiv1.pat.W.v2, whole genome shotgun sequence, one genomic window encodes:
- the C5H11orf24 gene encoding uncharacterized protein C11orf24 homolog isoform X2, whose translation MPQEPLNSMYLAVDTSAGASVWNCIKGTTNQTSSIRGNHHCNWSVPYQNCCILLQCHQLSMCQNAGEQDIKDLLGETVTGKVEMVLFHHQSYPQKKERMVNAWVDRHNMENLFSSTGWTRKIHLRHLLWDKTEDTTTNTRKTVASSFTTTTAATTIIATTTTTATTVTTNVTNATVLTTVYETTAKASEAPGGSDLLAEAMSSTAPSPTSGNSPASTSSRLSRLVTTIEKSGNSSSVSVLSPISTSAPLTVISEAGTQMPQIEQFNSATTSTPRRSSSATVGAGLKTLSTRLTTLVLQNAGTSSTASTHATALTPLESSYSAYPQPVVTLPYLEPEASTAATALSKSTFLGSTRGVVVFTTGSTAETTTGYGKKSTSHIFSTTMFPTDASETTASGTAETEDMDNEYLLIAAEPLTQYLVDKSLLLAVLLVGTFFFISVIILFFMQAYESYKKKDYTQVDYLINGMYVDSEM comes from the exons ATGCCTCAG GAGCCACTGAATAGCATGTATCTTGCAGTAGACACATCAGCTGGAGCCTCAGTCTGGAATTGCATCAAAGGAACTACTAATCAGACCAGCTCCATAAGAG gTAACCATCACTGTAATTGGTCTGTGCCCTACCAGAATTGCTGCATCCTCTTGCAGTGTCACCAGCTGAGCATGTGCCAGAATGCTGGAGAACAAGACATCAAAGATCTGCTTGGAG AAACTGTCACTGGGAAAGTGGAAATGGTTCTGTTTCACCACCAAAGCTATCcacagaaaaaggagaggaTGGTGAATGCATGGGTTGACCGACACAACATGGAAAACCTGTTTTCTTCAACTGGATGGACTCGCAAGATTCACTTGAGGCATTTGCTTTGGGATAAGACTGAAGATACAAcaacaaatacaagaaaaacagtTGCAAGCAGTTTTACCACCACCACTGCAGCAACCACTATCATagcaaccaccaccaccactgccACAACTGTAACAACAAATGTTACAAATGCAACTGTCCTCACTACAGTATATGAAACAACTGCCAAAGCCTCAGAAGCCCCTGGAGGTTCTGATCTCCTTGCTGAAGCCATGTCATCCACTGCCCCTTCTCCCACTTCCGGTAACAGCCCTGCTTCTACTTCCAGCCGTCTCAGCAGGCTTGTGACCACCATTGAGAAATCAGGAAATAGTAGCTCTGTCTCAGTATTGTCCCCCATTTCTACTTCGGCTCCCCTCACTGTCATTTCTGAAGCAGGTACTCAAATGCCTCAAATAGAGCAGTTTAACTCAGCCACCACCAGTACTCCCCGCCGTAGTAGCTCTGCCACTGTTGGCGCTGGCCTGAAGACACTGAGCACAAGATTGACCACCCTTGTCCTGCAGAATGCAGGAACATCTTCCACTGCTTCCACTCATGCCACTGCACTCACCCCCTTGGAGAGTTCGTACTCTGCATATCCACAGCCTGTTGTTACGTTGCCATATTTAGAGCCGGAAGCAAGTACGGCTGCAACAGCCTTGAGTAAATCAACTTTTCTGGGCTCTACAAGAGGTGTTGTGGTTTTCACTACTGGCTCTACAGCAGAAACTACTACAGGGTATGGGAAAAAGTCAACATCTCACATTTTTTCAACAACCATGTTTCCAACAGATGCATCCGAAACAACAGCTTCAGGCACTGCAGAAACTGAAGACATGGACAATGAGTATCTTCTCATTGCTGCTGAGCCCCTGACTCAGTACTTAGTGGATAAAAGTTTGCTTCTTGCAGTGCTTTTAGttggtacattttttttcataagtgTTATAATTCTTTTCTTTATGCAGGCCTATGAGAGCTACAAGAAGAAGGATTACACACAAGTGGATTACCTGATCAATGGAATGTATGTGGACTCAGAGATGTGA
- the C5H11orf24 gene encoding uncharacterized protein C11orf24 homolog isoform X1 — translation MWTAIVFFLLISFCICEHRFSVLKGRGVHVVRINRLTTEKQCRQACQSPDASGNHHCNWSVPYQNCCILLQCHQLSMCQNAGEQDIKDLLGETVTGKVEMVLFHHQSYPQKKERMVNAWVDRHNMENLFSSTGWTRKIHLRHLLWDKTEDTTTNTRKTVASSFTTTTAATTIIATTTTTATTVTTNVTNATVLTTVYETTAKASEAPGGSDLLAEAMSSTAPSPTSGNSPASTSSRLSRLVTTIEKSGNSSSVSVLSPISTSAPLTVISEAGTQMPQIEQFNSATTSTPRRSSSATVGAGLKTLSTRLTTLVLQNAGTSSTASTHATALTPLESSYSAYPQPVVTLPYLEPEASTAATALSKSTFLGSTRGVVVFTTGSTAETTTGYGKKSTSHIFSTTMFPTDASETTASGTAETEDMDNEYLLIAAEPLTQYLVDKSLLLAVLLVGTFFFISVIILFFMQAYESYKKKDYTQVDYLINGMYVDSEM, via the exons ATGTGGACTGCCATCGTGTTCTTCCTGCTGATTTCCTTCTGTATATGTGAACACAGATTTTCTGTCCTGAAAGGGAGAGGAGTCCATGTAGTGCGAATAAACAGGCTGACAACTGAAAAGCAGTGCAGGCAGGCTTGTCAAAGCCCAGATGCCTCAG gTAACCATCACTGTAATTGGTCTGTGCCCTACCAGAATTGCTGCATCCTCTTGCAGTGTCACCAGCTGAGCATGTGCCAGAATGCTGGAGAACAAGACATCAAAGATCTGCTTGGAG AAACTGTCACTGGGAAAGTGGAAATGGTTCTGTTTCACCACCAAAGCTATCcacagaaaaaggagaggaTGGTGAATGCATGGGTTGACCGACACAACATGGAAAACCTGTTTTCTTCAACTGGATGGACTCGCAAGATTCACTTGAGGCATTTGCTTTGGGATAAGACTGAAGATACAAcaacaaatacaagaaaaacagtTGCAAGCAGTTTTACCACCACCACTGCAGCAACCACTATCATagcaaccaccaccaccactgccACAACTGTAACAACAAATGTTACAAATGCAACTGTCCTCACTACAGTATATGAAACAACTGCCAAAGCCTCAGAAGCCCCTGGAGGTTCTGATCTCCTTGCTGAAGCCATGTCATCCACTGCCCCTTCTCCCACTTCCGGTAACAGCCCTGCTTCTACTTCCAGCCGTCTCAGCAGGCTTGTGACCACCATTGAGAAATCAGGAAATAGTAGCTCTGTCTCAGTATTGTCCCCCATTTCTACTTCGGCTCCCCTCACTGTCATTTCTGAAGCAGGTACTCAAATGCCTCAAATAGAGCAGTTTAACTCAGCCACCACCAGTACTCCCCGCCGTAGTAGCTCTGCCACTGTTGGCGCTGGCCTGAAGACACTGAGCACAAGATTGACCACCCTTGTCCTGCAGAATGCAGGAACATCTTCCACTGCTTCCACTCATGCCACTGCACTCACCCCCTTGGAGAGTTCGTACTCTGCATATCCACAGCCTGTTGTTACGTTGCCATATTTAGAGCCGGAAGCAAGTACGGCTGCAACAGCCTTGAGTAAATCAACTTTTCTGGGCTCTACAAGAGGTGTTGTGGTTTTCACTACTGGCTCTACAGCAGAAACTACTACAGGGTATGGGAAAAAGTCAACATCTCACATTTTTTCAACAACCATGTTTCCAACAGATGCATCCGAAACAACAGCTTCAGGCACTGCAGAAACTGAAGACATGGACAATGAGTATCTTCTCATTGCTGCTGAGCCCCTGACTCAGTACTTAGTGGATAAAAGTTTGCTTCTTGCAGTGCTTTTAGttggtacattttttttcataagtgTTATAATTCTTTTCTTTATGCAGGCCTATGAGAGCTACAAGAAGAAGGATTACACACAAGTGGATTACCTGATCAATGGAATGTATGTGGACTCAGAGATGTGA